The proteins below are encoded in one region of Vanessa tameamea isolate UH-Manoa-2023 chromosome Z, ilVanTame1 primary haplotype, whole genome shotgun sequence:
- the LOC113402454 gene encoding uncharacterized protein LOC113402454 — translation MASCCTCTGTGGSTGSPGKSALPLICLVPRGPEKNTARLPPARAMGGASSTAKSDFQLLDEDYIKKNFKLPQRALYLDPFRRPLITFPMTQEDVKHFNLARKYKINQQILDGFLDPSEAISAPSVFPYAKTESEKRKEAEEDEEIIYILQLPDWEYKCPVHNQTVRTPRFIWHSCKKTDKTKGGELKQGKGPLNKPKPWLLSRHTDFDLLSQW, via the exons ATGGCGAG TTGCTGTACGTGCACCGGCACTGGAGGCAGCACAGGCTCTCCCGGCAAATCTGCCCTGCCCCTAATATGTCTCGTGCCACGTGGCCCTGAAAAGAACACAGCTAGGCTACCACCAGCTCGAGCAATGGGAGGGGCGTCCAGTACAGCTAAGAGCGATTTCCAACTCCTCGATGAAGACTACATTAAAAAGAACTTCAAATTACCGCAACGAGCCCTTTATCTTGATCCATTCAG gcGACCTCTCATCACTTTTCCCATGACCCAAGAAGATGTAAAGCACTTCAATTTAGCCCGCAAATATAAGATTAACCAGCAAATTCTTGATGGCTTCCTCGACCCTAGTGAAGCAATATCTGCACCTAGTGTGttt CCATACGCAAAAACCGAATCTGAAAAACGTAAAGAAGCTGAAGAAGATGAGgagattatttacattttacaattacCAGACTGGGAATATAAGTGCCCTGTCCACAACCAAACTGTTCGGACTCCAAG atTTATTTGGCATTCGTGTAAAAAAACCGATAAGACTAAAGGTGGCGAATTAAAACAAGGAAAAGGACCATTAAATAAACCAAAACCTTGGCTCCTGAGTAGACATACGGACTTTGATTTATTGTCCCAATGGTag